The following coding sequences lie in one Populus nigra chromosome 15, ddPopNigr1.1, whole genome shotgun sequence genomic window:
- the LOC133674773 gene encoding probable glycosyltransferase At5g03795 has product MGQEFRYPCTIEIGKFLWFIGVIVAVVLTFQHFELPYGNIISSLSSAQKDLGAGNGSLLPHGASSTHEMLSNVTQSNGLNYTAGGQETGDNHGTETPANVNNGVVSEGSRGMNESSLVDSRGEESSLDELVDTNTNSTLYVNNDVGSEGIKGLNESLGIDNHGRESSPEQLLDQNENSTLELNRSGNGSASIETDRSLSRENITSTSENIGTSQAGITPIAPALPPVDSPSNIAIPRNAEPSTLAPVVPVESNTSKTDKDASHGLENDGKAGEQLNNSTSLQNSTSVTSVREVKKEPHTPSPAVISISEMNNLQLQSWSSPISRSPRWPSAVDQELLNAKSQIQKAPLVEIDSMLYAPLYRNISMFKKSYELMEDILKVYIYKEGERPILHQAPLKGIYASEGWFMKLLEANKKFVTKDPKKSHLFYLPFSSRNLEVNLYVPNSHSHKNLIQYLKNYLDMISAKYPFWNRTRGADHFLVACHDWAPSETRQHMANCIRALCNSDAKGGFVFGKDAALPETTVRTPQNLLRDLGGKPASKRSILAFFAGSMHGYLRPILLQHWGNKDPDVKVFGKLPKVKGRGKMNYPQYMKSSKYCICAKGFEVNSPRVVEAIFYECVPVIISDNFVPPFFEVLNWESFAVFVLEKDIPNLKNILLSIPENKYREMQMRVKKVQQHFLWHARPVKYDIFHMILHSVWYNRVFQVHPR; this is encoded by the exons ATGGGCCAAGAATTTCGATATCCCTGTACAATAGAAATTGGGAAATTTCTATGGTTTATAGGAGTGATAGTAGCTGTGGTGTTAACATTCCAACATTTTGAATTGCCATATGGAAACATTATATCATCTTTGTCTTCTGCTCAAAAGGATCTAGGGGCAGGAAATGGTAGCTTGTTACCTCATGGTGCCTCGTCAACACATGAAATGCTTAGCAATGTGACTCAATCAAATGGTTTGAACTACACTGCTGGTGGTCAAGAGACTGGTGATAATCATGGAACTGAAACCCCAGCAAATGTAAATAATGGTGTAGTATCAGAAGGAAGCAGAGGCATGAATGAGTCTTCTCTGGTGGACAGCCGGGGAGAGGAGTCTTCACTGGATGAGTTGGTAGATACAAATACAAATTCCACACTCTATGTAAATAATGATGTTGGATCAGAAGGAATCAAAGGCTTGAACGAGTCCTTGGGAATAGACAACCATGGAAGGGAATCTTCACCTGAGCAGTTGctagatcaaaatgaaaattccACACTGGAACTCAACCGTTCTGGTAATGGATCCGCTTCAATAGAAACTGACAGAAGCCTTTCTCGAGAAAACATCACTTCCACATCAGAAAATATAGGAACCTCACAAGCTGGAATTACACCCATTGCGCCAGCATTACCACCAGTGGATTCCCCATCTAATATAGCAATCCCAAGGAATGCAGAGCCTAGCACTTTAGCTCCTGTTGTTCCTGTTGAGTCGAATACATCTAAGACGGATAAAGATGCATCACATGGTTTAGAAAATGATGGGAAAGCAGGGGAACAGTTGAATAATTCTACTTCATTGCAGAATAGTACTTCTGTGACTTCTGTTCGTGAGGTGAAGAAAGAACCTCATACGCCTTCCCCAGCAGTGATTTCAATTTCTGAGATGAACAATTTGCAGCTTCAAAGTTGGTCTTCTCCTATTTCAAGA AGCCCACGATGGCCTTCAGCAGTAGACCAAGAGCTGCTAAATGCAAAATCACAGATTCAGAAGGCACCTCTTGTGGAGATTGATTCCATGCTTTATGCTCCTCTTTATCGAAATATCTCCATGTTCAAAAA GAGTTATGAATTAATGGAGGACATCCTGAAAGTATATATCTACAAGGAAGGAGAAAGGCCTATATTACATCAGGCCCCGCTCAAGGGTATATATGCTTCTGAGGGATGGTTCATGAAACTGCTAGAGGCTAACAAAAAATTTGTTACAAAAGACCCCAAAAAGTCCCACCTGTTTTACTTACCTTTCAGTTCTCGAAACTTGGAGGTAAATTTGTATGTTCCTAATTCACACAGTCATAAGAACCTCATACAATATTTGAAGAACTACTTGGATATGATCTCGGCAAAATATCCTTTTTGGAACAGAACTCGAGGTGCTGATCATTTTCTTGTTGCTTGTCATGACTGG GCGCCATCTGAAACAAGACAACATATGGCCAATTGCATTAGAGCCCTCTGCAATTCTGATGCTAAAGGTGGTTTTGTTTTTGGCAAAGATGCAGCTCTCCCAGAGACGACCGTGCGAACACCTCAGAACCTTCTAAGAGATCTTGGAGGCAAACCTGCTTCCAAGAGATCAATCTTGGCTTTCTTTGCAGGTAGCATGCATGGCTATCTACGGCCAATTCTGTTACAGCACTGGGGAAATAAAGATCCCGATGTAAAAGTATTTGGTAAATTGCCTAAGGTCAAGGGCCGAGGCAAAATGAACTACCCACAGTACATGAAGAGCAGCAAGTACTGCATCTGTGCAAAAGGTTTCGAAGTCAATAGTCCACGAGTTGTAGAGGCCATTTTCTATGAATGTGTTCCCGTGATCATATCTGACAATTTCGTGCCTCCATTTTTTGAGGTTTTGAACTGGGAATCCTTTGCTGTTTTTGTTCTGGAGAAGGACATTCCGAACTTGAAGAATATACTCCTTTCAATCCCGGAGAACAAATATCGTGAGATGCAGATGAGGGTCAAAAAGGTACAACAGCATTTTCTTTGGCATGCTAGACCTGTGAAATACGATATATTTCATATGATTCTGCACTCTGTCTGGTACAACAGAGTTTTCCAAGTGCACCCAagatag